The genomic segment GCACCACGATGCGGTCGGCGAGCCGCGCCGCCTCTTCGAGATTGTGGGTGACGTAGACCGCGCCCATGCCGCCATCGGCAAGCAGGCGGATGAAATCCTCCATCAAGAGCTCGCGGGTCTGCGAATCCAGCGCTGACAGCGGCTCGTCCATCAAGAGGATCGCGGGCCTCACCGCAAGCGCGCGCGAGATGCCGACGCGCTGGCGCATGCCGCCGGAGAGCTGCTTGGGATAGGTCTGGCGAAAATCGGTGAGGCCGGTGCGGCGCAGCGCATCCTCCACCAGGGCGCGGCGCTGCGCGGCCGAGAGCTGGGTGTGCAGCAGCGGGAATTCGACGTTTTCCTCGACCGTGGCCCAGGGCAGCAGCGCAAAGTCCTGGAACACGAAGGTCAGCGGATTGAGACTATCCGCCGGCGGCGCGCCGCGCAGCTCCGGCGCGCCGGAGGTCGGCTGCAACAGCCCGCCGAGGATCGACAGCAGCGTGCTCTTGCCGCAGCCGGAGGGCCCCACGATCGCCACCACCTCGCCGGCACCGACGGTGAAAGAGACGTCGTCGAGCACGGCGAGATCGCCGAAGCGATGGGTGATGTGGTTGGCGATCAGGTCCATGCGATGAGCCCGCTTTCTTCACCCTCCCCTGGAGGGGGAGGGTCGGTTTGCATGCAGCGAAGCGAAATGCAAACCGGGGTGGGGTGACGGTCCATCCGCAAGGATACTGACAGCGCTTGCTCTCGAACTTCCCGCGAAGAGTTTGAGCAAACGACGGACAGACCGCCGCCGTGGCTCACCCCACCCCGCTCGCTCCGGACGATGCTGCGCATCGCCGGCGCGATCGACCCTCCCCCTCCAGGGGAGGGTGGCAGATCGTCCGCCGCGAGAGACTGCACCATCAGCATCAATCCGCCTTCACGAATTCCTTCACAATGATCGCATCCGCATCAAAGCCCTTGTCGGCAAAGCCCTGCTCCTGCAGCCATTTGATCTGGTTGTCGACGTTCTTGACGTCGAGCTTGCCCTCGGGGTCGATATAGGCGCAGTTGCCGACCACCTGTTCGACCGGCAGGTTGGTGTACTTGGCGATGATCTCCAGGAGCGGCCTGGTCTTGTCGTTGATCGGGGCGACACCGTCCTTCATCGCGGCGAGGATGACGTCGTGATATTCGCGGTCGGCTTTCGCGAGCACGCCGAGGAATTTCGTCACCAGCGCCTTGTTGGCCAGCGTCTTCGGCGACGCGAATACCGCGCCCAGCTGCCACGGCGTCTCGTCGCCGACCCAGCCCAAAAATTTCGCGCCACCCTCGTCCATCAGCTTTCGCGCGGTCGAGATCGGGAGCAAGGCGGCATCGACGGTCTCGCCCTTGAGCGCGGCGGCGGCATTCGACAGCGATTGCAGCGGCACGATCTTCACGTCCGCCAGCTTGAAGCCGTATTTGTCGGCGAGCAGGCCGAGCGAATAGTGGAAGCTCGATCCGACCTGCGTCATCGCCACGCGCTTGCCGGCGAGGTCCTTCGGTGTCTTCAGGCCGCTCGCATAGGCGTTGTTGCTGGCGAAATAGCCGATCAAGGGGTAGCCGGGCTTCTCGCGGCTCATGCCGCCGATCACCTTCAGCACTCCCTTGCCGGCGAGATTGTAGAGCCCGGCGGTGAAGGCGGTGACGCCGAAATCGACGTCGCCCGAGGTGGTGGCGACCGCAATCGGCTGCGCTGCGTCGAAGAACTTCAGCTCGATATCCAGGCCGGCCTCACGGAAATAGCCCTTGTCCAGCGCGATGAAGACCGGCGCCGACGAAGACAGGCGGAGCACGCCGATCTTGGCTTTCAGCGCATCCTCGGCCCGCGCCGTGCCCATTGCCATGATCGCCATCAGGCCCGCTACCGCGAGCCGCGCAATCCCGATCATCCCGTTTCCTCCGCTTTGTCTTGCAGTGCGTCACAGGCCTTCGGGCACCGCCTGGTCCCCTCCGATGAAGGCGCCCTGTTGTTTCAACGTTTCCTGCAACTTTTCAATGGGGATTTCGCGTGGAATTCGGTTTCCGGACAGCGCCAGCGCGGCGGCGGAACCGGCGGCCTCACCCATCGCGAAGCAGGCCCCGGAGACCCGCGCCGCCGACTGTCCCTCATGGGTCATCGAGGCACAGCGGCCGGCGACCAGGAGATTGTCGACGCCTTCAGGGACCAGCATCCGGTAAGGCAGCTCGTTGTAGCCGCGCGATTCCGGGATCGGCGGGAAGGTGAAGACGACGTCACCGGGCACATGGGCCTCGATCGGCCAGCCGTTGACGCCGATGCAATCGGCGAACGAGGCACAGCCGAGCACGTCCTCACCGCTGAGCTGGTAGCCGCCTTTGATGCGGCGGGTCTCGCGGATGCCGAGCTGTGGCGGCAGGTCGACGATGTAGGACTTCTCAAACCCCGGCACCGCGCTGCGCAGGAATTCATACGCGGCGAGCGCCTGCTTGCGCCCCTCGATCTCGCCGCGGGTGAGATCGTCGGGCTCGATTCCGTTGATGGCGTGACCATCCTCGCGCGCCACCTGGGTGAAATTCACCCGCCATTCGATGCCGGATTTCTGTGGCCGCACGATCGCGCTTTTCCGCGGAAATCTGTGCGTGCCGGCGGCGATCGCCTTCTCCATCAATTGCGGAATGGTGCGCCAGGCCTCGCCGGCCTTGGCGGGATCGATGCCGTTGAGCCGCAGCATCATCGAAGGATACAGGGGATGGCCATGCTCGTCGCCGACCTCGAACGGCGCGCCGGCCCACACGGCGAGATCGCCGTCGCCGGAACAGTCGATGAAGATCTCCGCGCGCACCGCCTGGCGGCCGGCCCTGGTCTCCACCAGCATCGCGTTGATGCGACGCTCACCAGCCATGACGACGCCGGCGCCGAGGGCATGGAACAGGATATTCACCTTGTGGCTAGCCAGCAGCTCGTCGGCCGCGATCTTGTAGGCGGCGGTGTCGTAGGCCTGGGCAAACACCTTGCCCAGGATCAGATGCGGCGCGTTGAGACCGTTCAAGCGATCGATCCGCGCCAGCAGCTCCGAGGCCAGACCCTGCACCAGCCGCCGGTGCTCGCCATGGACGTTGCCGTGCAGGCCGCAGAAGTTGGTGACGCCGGCCGCGGTGCCCATGCCGCCGAGAAAGCCGTAGCGCTCGATCAGCAGCGTTTTCCGTCCCGCGCGCGCCGCTGCGGCCGCCGCCACGATGCCGGCCGGGCCGCCGCCGAGCACGACGACTTCATATTCGCCGTAGAGCGGTACTTTGCGCGCTGGTTCATCGATCGTCATGGCCGGCATGGCGCGTTCCTTCCCGGAATCTGGTTCGAACTGGATCACGACTTAGCCGGCGGTCCTCATGCCCGCAAGATCGCGGTTGCTCGCCATCGGTGAACCTGAGACAAGTGCGGCCATGAATTCGATCATCGTCAGGTACTGCTTCGCCGCTTCTATTGCCCTCGCGCTCACGGCCCTTCCCGCCGCAGCCGTGGAGCAAAACTGCCGCTTCATCCCGGCCAAGGCCGATCGCGAAGCCTGCTACAAGAGGCAGGAGGAAGAACTTGCGGCGAAGCGCAAGCCGGCCGCGCCGGCGGCTGAGAGCACGACGCTCGAAACGCTGCGCCAATTGCGCCAGGACGACGACGCCGTCTACCGCAGCATCAACAATATCTGCCGCGGCTGCTGACGCCTAACCTTTGCCACCGCCCCAGTTCGCCGCCCGTTTCTCTGCGAACGACGCAAGCCCTTCCGCCGCCTCGGCGCTCTGGCGCTTGAGCGAGTGCAATTGCACGAGCCGCGTATACGCCGCATCGTCCACCGCCATGCCGCCGAACGAGCTCTCCAGCGCGAGTCGCTTGGTCTCGGCCATCGCCTCGGGTCCGTTGGCGAGCAGCTGCTCGACCACCTTGACGCCTGCGGCCTCGAGATCGGCGAGCGGCACCACCTCGTGGACGAGGCCGATGCGGCGGGCATCTTCGGCGCCGAAGCGTTCGCCGGTCAGCGCGTAGCGACGGACCTGGCGGACGCCGATGGCATCGCAGAGCTGCGGGATGATGATCGCTGCGGTCAGGCCCCAGCGCACCTCGGTGATCGAGAACAGGGCGTTGTCGGCGGCAATCACGACGTCGCAGGCCGCGATGACGCCGGTACCGCCCCCGAAGCAGCCGCCCTGCACCAGCGCGACGGTGGGAATCGGCAACGTGTTGAGCCGCTGCACGGCTTCGAACGTCGCCCGCGAGGCCGCCTCGTTCGCCTCGCTCGATTGCGGCCGCACGCTGTTGATCCATTTGAGGTCGGCGCCGGCCTGGAAGTGCTTGCCGTTGCCCCGGAGCACGACGACGCGCAGATTGGGCTTGCTGCCGAGGTCGTCCATGGCCGCGAGCACGCCTGAGATCAGCGCGGCGTCATAGGCATTGTTGACCTCCGGCCGGTTCAACGTGACGGTCGCAACCCCGCGTTCATCGAGGCTCCACAGGACGGGGCTGGCAGTCATCGGCGGTCCTCCGGTTGTTTGCCGCGCACTATGGCTGAGGGCGCGTGCCCTGATCCATATCTTTCCGGCGTAGGGCGGCCGCGTCCATCGCATGGCGGCTTGTGTCATGCTGGCTGCGGGCGACACCACGGGATGGATACGGGATATCAATATGCGCATCTGCATTTTCGGCGCAGGCGCCGTCGGCAGCCACATTGCGGTACGGCTGGCGCGCGCCGGCCATGAGGTCAGTTGCGTGATGCGGGGGGCGCATCTGGAGGCGGCCCGCGCCAATGGCCTCAAGCTGCGCGTCGGCGATTCCGAGGTCGGTGCCAAGGTGAACGCGTCAGGCGATCCGGCCCAGCTCGGCCCGCAGGACGTCGTGATCTCGACCTTGAAGGCGACCGCGCTTCAGGGGCTGGTTTCCAGCATCAAGCCGCTGCTCCAGGACGACACTGCGATCGTGTTTGCGCAGAACGGCATTCCCTGGTGGTACGGCATCGGCCTGCCGCCGCGGCACCCGGCGCCGCCGGACATTTCATTCCTCGATCCCGGCGGGCGCCTGCGCGCCTGCATCCCGAAGGAACGGATCGTCGGCGGCGTGGTCTTCTCATCCAACGAGGTGATCGCGCCCGGCGTGGTGCAGAACCTGACGCCGGACCGCAACCGTCTCCTGATCGGCGAGTGCGACGACCGCAATTGCGAGCGCATCACCAGGCTGCGCGGTGTCTTCAACGACGCGCGGCTGGAATCGCCGCCGGTCGCCGAGATCCGCGAGGCGATCTGGTCAAAGCTGCTGACCAACATGTCGCTGTCGGTGCTGTGCCTGCTCACCGGCCAGACCGCGCGCGGCGTGCGCGACGACCCCGCCTTCACGGAGGTGATTCCGCGCATGCTGAACGAGGCCAACGAGATCGCCCAATACTTCATTCCCGAGGTCAAGCGCGTCAGCCGCAGCGGCCCTGCCCCCAACCACAAACCATCGCTGCTGCAGGATTACGAGCTCGGCCGCGCCATGGAGATCGACGTGCTGGTGAAGGCGCCCCAGGCCTTCGCGCGCACCGCCGGCCTGTCGACGCCGACGCTCGACCTGATCGCCGCGCTCGCCATCCAGAAGGCGCGCGACAGGGGGCTCTACTCGGCGTGAGTCTCAGGCGAGCGCGTCGATCCAGGCCGCGAGCGTGTCCAGCACCTCGGTGAGCGCCTCGTCATTGGTACGGCCGGATTTCTTCAGCACCGCGAAGGAATGGTCGCCGCCTGCGACCTCATGCAGCGTCGCCTTCGGGCCGAGCTTCTCGACGACAGGCTTGAGGTAGCTCAGATCGGCAAGCTCGTCGCGCGTGCCTTGCAGGAACAGCATGGGGATCGCGATGGCGGCAAGGTGTTCGGCGCGCTCGGATGACGGCTTCTTGGCGGCATGGAGGGGAAAGCCGAGAAAAGCGAGCCCTTTGACATCGGGCAGCGGCGACTTCGACTGCGCCTGCGAGGTCATGCGGCCGCCGAAGGATTTCCCACCGGCGACAAGCTTCAGCCCGGGACAGAGCCGCGCCGCCTCCGCGACCGCTGCGCGGATGCTCGCGTGTGCGATGGCGGGCGGATCAGGACGCCCCTTCTTCGCTTCCATGTAGGGAAAATTGAAGCGGAACGTCGCAATGCCGCGCTCGGCAAGGCCGGCTGCGACCTTCTCCATGAAGGAATGCCGCATGTCGGCCCCGGCGCCATGCGCCAGCACGTAGCAGGCGCGCGCATGCTCCGGCTGCGTCAGGATCGCCGAGACAGTGCCGATGCGCTCGATGTCGAGCTTGAGCTCGCGCCTCTGGACCAAGACTGGATGTTCCCGATGAGTCCCGCAACAGATACCCGCGCGACCGCGCTCTGGAAACATCAATCTTCGCGCGTGCTCGGCGCGCATGCCGTAACGCGCGGGAGCCGTCAGCTGACCCGCCGTTCCCGCCCCTCCCAGAACGGCCTGCGAAGCTCGCGCTTCAGCACCTTGCCGGCGCCCGACAGCGGCAGCGGCGTCTCGGTGATCTCGATGCTGCGGGGACATTTGTAGCCGGCAATCAGCGTCTTCGTGAACTCGATCAGCTCGCCGGTCGAGACCTCCACGCCACTGCGTTTGACCACGACGGCATGGACCTGCTCTCCCCATTGCTCATTGGGAATTCCGATCACGGCGCATTGCAGCACCGACGGATGCTGCGCCAGCGCGTTCTCGACCTCGACCGAGTACACATTCTCGCCGCCCGAGATGATCATGTCCTTCACGCGGTCGACGACATAGATGAACCCGTCCTCGTCCATGTAGCCGCCGTCGCCCGTGTGCATCCAGCCGTCGACGACGGCGCGCGCGGTCTCCTCCGGCCGTTCCCAATAGCCCATCATCACGGTGTCGCCGCGCACCACGATCTCGCCGACGGCGCCCGCCGGCAGCGGCTGGTCGTTCTCGTCGACGATCCGTACCTCGCAGCCGAGCGTGGCACGGCCGGCACCGCGATGGCGCCCCTTCCTGCGCCCCTCCCCGACATGCTCGTCGGGGTGCAGCAGCGTCGCGATCGGCGACAATTCGGTCATGCCATAGGCCTGCGTGAAGCGCACATGCGGCAGTGCGCGCGCGGCACGGTCGAGCACCGCCTCGCTGATCGGCGAGGCCCCGTAGATGATGTTCTTCAGGGACGACAGGTCGTAGTTGCCGATCGCGGGGTGATCGACGAACATCTGGATCATCGTGGGCACCAGCAGCACGTCGGTGACGCGCTCGTTCTGCATCGCAGCCATCACGCCTTCGGGCGTGAAGCCCTGAACGATCACGTTCGAGCCGCCGGAGAGCAGCAGCGAATACATCGCCGCCCCGTTGGCAAGGTGAAACATCGGGGCCGCATGCAGGTAGATCGCGCTCGCCGGAAACAGGCCTTCGCCGAGTGCGTTGAGCGCATTGGCCATCAGATTCTGGTGGCTGAGCATCACGCCTTTGGAACGGCCGGTGGTGCCGCCGGTGTAGAAGATGCCGGCGAGATCGTCGCCCTTGCGCATGGCATCGGGCACCGGAGCGCTGCCCGCAACCAGATCCTCATAGCTCTCCATCCCCGCCGGCGCCTCGCCATCATCGGCATAGATCAGCGTCAGCCCCGGAATGGCGCCTGCGAGCTGCGCGCCGACCTGCGCAAAGGCTTTGTCGACCAGCAGAACGGACGCGCGGCAGTCGCGCAGCGCATCCTCGTTTTCCAGAGCGCTCCAGCGGATGTTGAGCGGCACGATCACGCCGCCCGCCCAGCCGGTTGCCAGATAGAGCTCGAGATAGCGGTCCGAGTTGAAGGACAGCACCGCAACACGGTCGCCGTCCCTGACGCCGCGCGTGCGCAGGCCGCCGGCCAGCCTTGTAACGCGCTCGCCGAGTTCGCCCCAACTCCGCCGCCGCTGGCCATAGAATGTGGCCAGCCCATTCGGATTGATCTGCAGCGCCCTGCGCAGTCCGTGCGTGATGTTCATCCCGTTCCTCCTCCCGTGCGTTTCTTCCCTGTTGTTTTGCGTCCTGAGTTGCGCCCTTGCGGCGCCCTCGGCGTCTTCTTTGTCATCTGCAGCCGAACCTCGGCCGCCAAGCCGTCCGTCAGCCGCACCGTGAACTCGTCGGCGATTGCGGTCGGCGACAGCTTGCCCTCCCGCCGATACCAATGGCCGATCCAATTGAGCGAACCCGCGATCGCGAAGGCTGCAAGCTTGGGATCGCAAGGCCTGATCGAACCGTCGGCAATGCCTGCGGCAATGTATCGCCGGAAGGTGGCGTCGATCCGCCTCTTGGCGGCGCGCGCGATACCGGCGTTCCGCTCGGTCAGGTCGCGCAAATCGAAACGCACGAGACTCGCGCCGAAATCGGTCGCCATCAGTTCGGCATAGGCGTGCACCAGCTTGCGCAGCTTGGCGAGACCCGAACCACCGCCGGCGTTGATCTCCGTGATCACGCCGTCGACGAGTTCGGCGCCCATCGACCAGCATTCGAACAGGATCTCGTCCTTGCCCCGGAAGTAATTGTACAGCGCGGGCTTGGTAATGTTCAGCCGGTCCGCGACCTCGTTCAGCGTCACGCGATGGTAGCCCTGCTCCAGGAACAGTTGCACGGCGGCGCGCAGCACCGCCTCGCGCTTCTCGTCACGGGCGCGGCGCCGGCTCTCGAACGGCAGCCAGGGCGAAGGCGATGAAGGCGGAGCGGGCGGCGCTGAGTCCATGGTCGATCGGTTGACTCTGGTGGAGATCGGGCGATATGTTACCCATGGGTAAGAAAAAGTCCAATGGGTAATTTATTGGGAGGAAGCGATGTCTGACGTCGTCGTCGCCGGGGTCGGCATGATCCCGTTCGCCAAGCCGGGCGCCAGCGCGCCCTATCACGAGATGGGGACGGAAGCGGTCAAGCTCGCGCTCGCCGACGCCGGCCTCGGCTACGAGAAGGTCGAGCAGGCCTATGTCGGATACGTCTACGGCGACTCCACCTGCGGGCAGCGCGCGCTCTACCCTGTCGGAATGACCGGTATCCCCATCGTCAACGTCAACAACAATTGCTCGACCGGTTCGACCGCGCTGTTCATGGCGCGGCAGATGATCGCAAGCGGGGCGCTGGATTGCGTGCTGGCGGTCGGCTTCGAGCAGATGAAACCCGGCGCGCTCGGCAGCGTCTACACCGATCGCCCGAGCGCGTTCGAGGACTTCGACGCCGCCGCGGACCAGCTGATCGACGCCCCCGGCATTCCGCTGGCGCTGCGCTATTTCGGCGGCGCCGGGCTCAGCCACATGAAGAAATACGGCACGCCGCTCGACGCCTTCGCCAAGGTGCGCGCCAAGGCGAGCCGACACGCCAGGAACAATCCGCTCGCGCTTTTCCGCAAGGAAGTCACGGCGGACGACGTGATGAACGACCAGGTGATCTGGCCGGGCGTGATGACGCGCCTGATGGCGTGCCCGCCGACCTGCGGCGGCGCCGCCGCCGTGCTGGTCTCCGAGCGGTTTGCGGACAAGCATGGCATCGGCAAAGAGGTACGCATCGCGGCGCAGGCCATGACCACCGATACGCCCTCGACCTTCAAGGCCGGCGACATGATGCAGCTGGTCGGCTACGACATGGCAAGAGAGGCGGCCAGCCGGGTTTATGAGAGCGCCGGCATCGGCCCCGGCGATCTCGACGTGGTCGAGCTGCACGACTGCTTCGCCCATAACGAGCTCATCACCTACGAGGCGCTCGGCCTTTGCGGCGAGGGTGAAGCCGGCAAGTTCATCAATGACGGCGACAACACCTATGGCGGCCGGATCGTGACCAATCCGTCCGGCGGATTGCTGTCCAAGGGACATCCGCTCGGCGCCACCGGGCTTGCGCAGTGCTACGAGCTGACGCGGCAATTGCGCGGCACGGCAGGCTCCACGCAAGTCGAGGGTGCGAAGGTCGCGCTCCAGCACAATCTGGGCCTCGGCGGCGCCTGCGTCGTCACGCTCTACAAGCGGCACTGATAGCGGCCATGGTCGACCAGTCCGCCGTAGGGCGCAGCTTCACGCCGGTCACCGCGCGCGTCGAGCCCGGCCGTCTCCGCTACTTCCTCAACACGCTGGGTGAACAGAATCCGGTCTACCGCAATGCGGACGCTGCGCGGGCGGCCGGATTCGCCGGCACCCCAGTGCCGCCGACCTATTTGTTCTGCCTGGAGATGATGGACGTCGACGATCCCTTCGAAATGTTCACCGCGCTCGGCATCGATCTCGCCCGCGTGTTGCATGGCGAGCAGAGCTTCGCCTATCACGCGCCGGTTCTGGTCGGCGACACCCTGACGTTTCGGCCGCGCGTCACCAGCGTGACGGACAAGAAGGGCGGCGCGATGACGCTGATCGGCGTCCGATGCGAGGTGACCAACCAGGACGGCGTGCATGTCGCCGATACCGCGCGCACCATCGTGGTCCGCAACGAGGTGGCGCCATGACAGCATCCGGAGACATCAAGGCCGGCGACCGCATCGTCCACAAGGTCTTTCCGCCGATCACCCGCCACACGCTCGCGCTTTATTGCGGTGCATCGGGCGATCATAATCCGATCCACGTGGATATCGACTTCGCCAGGACGGCGGGATTTCCCGATGTGTTCGCCCACGGCATGCTGGTGATGGCCTATCTCGGGCAGGCCCTCACGGACGTGGTGCCGCCATCGAGGCTCCGCAGCTTTGCGACCCGGTTCGTCGCCTCACCCAGCTTGGCGCCAAGCTGACGTGCGAGGGCACCGTAACGGAGCTGTTCGCCGAGAATGGCGAGCGCCGCGCAAGGCTCGCGCTCACCTCCAAGGACGATCGCGGCGAGGTCAAGCTCGAAGGCAGCGCCGTCATCGCGCTGTGACAGCAAGAGGACTCATTCAAATGACAAAACTGCAGGGAAAGGTCGCGCTCGTCACCGGCTCGGGCCGCGGCATCGGGCGCGCGATCGCACTCAAGCTGGCGCGCGAAGGCGCCAGGGTCGTCGTCAACGACCTCGATGCCGAGCCCGGCAACGCCGTGGTCGCGGAGATCGAGGCGCTCGGCGGCAACGCCACTGCCGTGAACGGCAGCGTCGCGGAGGCGGGCTTCGCCGATCGCTTCGTCGGCGCCGCGCTGGACAAGTTCGGCGGGCTCGACATCATCGTCAACAATGCCGGCTTCACCTGGGACTCCACCATCCAGAAGATGACCGACGAGCAGTTCCAGGCCATGCTCGACGTCCATCTCGTCGCGCCGTTCCGGATCCTGCGCGCGGCCGCCGAACCGATCCGCGTCTTTGCCCGGAAGGAGGCCGAGGAAGGGCGCGAGGTGTTCCGGAAGGTCGTGAACATCTCCTCCATCGCAGGCCTCTACGGCAATGCCGGGCAGGCCAGCTATTCCTCGGCCAAGGCTTCGCTGATCGGATTGACCCGAACCATGTGCAAGGAGTGGGGCCGCTACAAGGTCAACGTCAATTGCGTCGCCTTTGGCCTCATCAACACCCGCCTGACCCAGCCGATCGAGGCGCAGCAGAAGACCATCGACGTCGCCGGCCGCGACATCAAAGTCGGCGTGCAGCCGCACATGCTCGAAGCCATGTCGCGCATGATCCCGCTCGGCCGCGGCGGTACGCCGGAAGAGGCGGCCGACGCCGTCTATCTGTTCTGCAGTCCGGAATCCAATTATATCAGCGGTCAGATGGTCGTCGCCGGCGGCGGCCTGATTGTGTGAGAGCGAGGCGCTGATGCATTATCGATCGTCCTGGATGACCGAAGAGCTGGACACGTTCCGCGACCAGTTCCGCAAATATCTCGCCAAGGACCTGGCCCCGCATGCCGAGAAGTGGCGCGAGCAGAAGATGGTCGACCGCTTCGCCTGGCGCGGGCTCGGCGAGATGGGCGCGCTGCTCGCGAGCGTGCCGGAGGAATATGGCGGCCTCGGCGCCACCTTCGCCTATGACGCCGCCGTGCTCGACGATCTCGAGAGCACGGTGCCGGAGCTGACCACCGGCGTCTCCGTGCACAGCGCCATTGTCGCGCACTACATCCTCAATTACGGCTCGGAGGAGCAGAAGAAACGCTGGCTGCCGAAGATGGCGTCCGGCGAGATGGTCGGCGCCATCGCCATGACCGAGCCCGGGACCGGCTCGGACCTGCAAGCCGTCAAGACCACGGCCAAGAAGCAGGGCAATTCCTACGTCATCAACGGCCAGAAGACCTTCATCACCAACGGCCAGGCCGCCGATCTCGTCATCGTGGTCGCGCGCACCGGCGAAGTCGGCGCGAAAGGCATTTCGCTGATCGCGGTCGAGACCGCAGGCGCGGACGGCTACAAACGCGGGCGCAACCTCGACAAGATCGGCCTGCACGCCTCCGACACCTCGGAGCTGTTCTTCGACAACGTGACGGTGCCGCCGGAAAACCTGCTCGGCAAGGAGGAGGGCCAGGGTTTCGTCCAGCTGATGCAGCAATTGCCGCAGGAGCGGCTTGCGCTCGCGGTCGGCGCCGTGGCCTCGATGGAGCGCGCGGTCAAGCTCACCACCGACTACACCAAGGAGCGGAAGGCGTTCGGCAAGCCGCTGATGGATTTCCAGAACACCGCCTTCACGCTGGCCGAGCGCAAGACCGAGGCGATGATCGCGCGCGTCTTCGTCGATTGGTGCATCGAGCGCCTGGTCGCGAAAGACCTCGACACCGTGACGGCCTCGATGGCGAAATATTGGTGCTCGGAGAAGCAGGTCGAGACCGCCGACGAATGCCTGCAGCTGTTCGGCGGCTACGGCTACATGCAGGAATACCCGATCTCGCGCATCTTCATCGATTCCCGCATCCAGAAGATCTATGGCGGCACCAACGAGATCATGAAGCTGCTGATCGCCAGATCCTTATAAGGTCAGGTCGCTGTAGATCACCGCGCGCGCCAGTCGCGCGGCCGGCAGCCGAAGCGCTGCTTGAAGCGGCGGGTGAAGTGGGAGAGGTCCGAGAAGCCCCAGTCGAACGCGATGGCGCCGATCGCCTGGTCCGCCTTCGCAGGATCGCTGAGGTCACGTGCCGCGCCGTCCAACCTTCGATCCATGACGTAGTCCGAGAATGTGGTGCCTGCGCGCTCGAACAATTTGTGCACGTAGCGCTCGCTGATGCCGATGGCACGCGCGACGTCCGCAACCGCAAGGCGCTGCTCGGAGAGCCGCTCATGCACGGCGCGGCGGAGGGCGAGCGCGGTCGCGTCGGCAAAGCTGGCGGCCTCGGCCGTCTGCGCACGCGCGCGGCGCGACAGGCTCAGCGCGACAAGATCGAGCAGCACGCCGAACAGCCTGACGGCTTCGCCTTCCGTCATCCGCAGCGCGGCGGCATTCAGCGTTCGCGCGGTCTCGACGATGAGATGGCCGACGAAGGGATCGTCGGACACACGCTCCACCCTGAAGTCGAAGGATGGCGGCAGCCGATCACGCAGCTCGCGCGAAGGCACCCAGAAGGATGCAACCTGCAGCGTCGGCCCGCGATCATGCAACAAGGTCACTTCCCGGTCGCTGTCGCAGATGCCGACCTGACCGCGCGACAGGCTGACGTCGCAGCCGCCCTGGACCACGCGGCAGCGGCCGGCTAGCTTGAAGTTCAGATAGAAGCAGCTTTCGGTCGACGCAGCGATATCGGCGCGCGAGCGATGCACGGTGTGCTCGGGAAAGACCACGCGGTTGATGGCACCGCTGCCGATCTTGATCGCCTCGACCTTGGCCGGGAAGCGTGAGGTGGTTGCCGATTCCGGCGTCAGGTTCATGAATGCCTGGCAGATCGCTTCGCGATAGTAGGAGAACTGCTCCTCCGGCCGCGTCTCGCCGGTGTCCCAGACCAAACGGCG from the Bradyrhizobium sp. WBAH42 genome contains:
- a CDS encoding helix-turn-helix domain-containing protein, which encodes MEQLNSESRPRRLVWDTGETRPEEQFSYYREAICQAFMNLTPESATTSRFPAKVEAIKIGSGAINRVVFPEHTVHRSRADIAASTESCFYLNFKLAGRCRVVQGGCDVSLSRGQVGICDSDREVTLLHDRGPTLQVASFWVPSRELRDRLPPSFDFRVERVSDDPFVGHLIVETARTLNAAALRMTEGEAVRLFGVLLDLVALSLSRRARAQTAEAASFADATALALRRAVHERLSEQRLAVADVARAIGISERYVHKLFERAGTTFSDYVMDRRLDGAARDLSDPAKADQAIGAIAFDWGFSDLSHFTRRFKQRFGCRPRDWRAR